One segment of Niabella beijingensis DNA contains the following:
- a CDS encoding Ig-like domain-containing protein — translation MRFYLPLKTAARKAALCVFLLTVILSNGFDALAQVSTIPVNQYTPWVNTGGRALTTANSPGLPLVASWNSSSIANAVDGTLTNKATWSSLVSLGGLTQAWLEVKDPNATGAQVYPAGSYAGFVIDDYGVLDLANTVTITTYLGSDLKETYTVDGSVLSVSLLGGGMAKVGFITQTSAFDRVRITFNVVGVATSRSVYYAEILRPQAGPVPACNTNTPLVQTAYPATVITGTTGVANVNLLGGIFSNTGNVVDANTGNAATIALPVGALSTAYLSVKEAGAPGAISHPAGYFAGFEVANSSLLGLGLLSNSKISTYLDGALQEEVAGNNLLLSAPLLNGSGRSTIGFVTTKNFNEVRYTLTQPLNVNLGTTSVYAAVIKRFCAGTLDCNTLTPMSASTQPVYIDAANTGFTGAVCASCNFNGIDNVIDGNPATSTTMTLTAGLGTTGSLAVADAVTTYTAGTFAGFDIQVSTLAKISVPDAVRIELLNNGTVVQAATGPALLAGVSSALLSGQVRLPVGVIAKVPFDEVKISFNSLLDVNLGSVQIYDAVWQRNCETPLPCNTTSILKTPDFGVVIDGALTGFNGLVGAGSVVRDPQNLINASNTDFARIEVVAGAAAQGSIAVAAGANTFPGGTYAGFIIRDNNSPILLADLLKGITIETYNDGVLQETKTDAQLLGLTVLLPILGEYGVKDVGFITTLPYDEIRISVGAVVGASLPRSIDVFGATVDTRYVVPGTPGLNCPLFITAPDINYTTINKPVDGNVATNDRVPAGSTYSNATQVPGANGGTMPTGGTINLNADGTYTFTATTAGVYSYNINVCSNTGYCELQNLTITVTDPSINTNKPVVNTDIITTSTGQTVASYPILANDHASNTGGTLGTPTITGVASHGTATINGDGTLRYVPEIGFVGKDTVIYKVCETPGTDLCGSAYVFIEVKPGPINTTTATDDFNQTGAGVAVTGNVKLNDIDAEGDPQTITTQNASNTYGTFVLTADGDYTFTPAPNFSGTAQFAYKTCDNKGACAMATLYVYTKDAGVNLGVSMLALPTQISGTKTVTVNVTVFTGNTASNGSAVYVFVNKSPNITLETYEAATTNALGQAVQNADWSYDGDDASRYRFKLGGVNNKTVIAASSASTFSCKFTFTGVNVSGSDNITANIFEGSGGDNDNTNNSDTETIKYNRDTP, via the coding sequence ATGAGATTTTATCTACCTCTTAAAACCGCCGCTAGAAAGGCTGCCTTATGTGTATTTTTATTGACTGTCATTTTATCCAACGGATTTGATGCACTGGCCCAGGTATCTACCATACCTGTGAATCAGTATACGCCATGGGTGAATACCGGCGGAAGAGCGCTTACCACAGCAAACAGTCCGGGTCTTCCATTAGTAGCAAGCTGGAACAGCAGTTCGATTGCGAATGCAGTTGATGGTACGCTCACCAATAAAGCCACCTGGAGCAGCCTGGTTTCTTTAGGTGGTCTCACGCAGGCGTGGCTTGAAGTGAAGGACCCCAACGCTACCGGGGCCCAGGTATATCCGGCAGGTTCCTATGCCGGATTTGTTATTGACGACTATGGTGTATTGGATCTTGCCAATACGGTTACCATCACCACTTACCTGGGTTCAGATTTAAAAGAAACCTATACCGTTGACGGTTCGGTCTTATCCGTATCGCTGCTGGGCGGAGGGATGGCAAAGGTTGGTTTTATAACACAGACGTCTGCATTCGACCGGGTGCGGATTACGTTTAATGTAGTAGGTGTTGCTACATCCAGAAGCGTTTATTATGCAGAGATACTTCGTCCGCAAGCCGGACCGGTGCCTGCCTGTAACACCAATACACCACTGGTACAAACAGCTTACCCTGCAACGGTAATTACCGGTACTACCGGTGTTGCCAATGTAAACCTGCTGGGGGGTATTTTTAGCAATACCGGAAATGTGGTAGATGCCAACACCGGTAATGCCGCTACGATTGCGCTTCCGGTAGGAGCCCTGTCTACCGCTTATCTTTCTGTAAAGGAAGCTGGTGCTCCCGGAGCGATCAGTCATCCTGCAGGTTATTTTGCAGGGTTTGAAGTGGCCAACAGTTCTTTGCTTGGGCTTGGGTTGCTTTCCAATTCCAAGATCTCTACCTACCTCGATGGTGCTTTGCAGGAAGAAGTGGCGGGTAATAACCTGCTCCTCTCTGCACCGCTGCTGAATGGTTCAGGCCGGTCCACTATCGGGTTTGTAACCACCAAAAATTTTAACGAGGTACGTTATACACTTACACAGCCACTGAATGTAAATCTCGGTACTACGTCCGTATATGCGGCCGTTATCAAACGGTTCTGCGCAGGTACGCTGGATTGTAACACGCTGACACCGATGTCGGCAAGCACACAACCGGTTTATATTGATGCAGCGAATACCGGATTTACCGGTGCTGTTTGCGCCTCCTGTAACTTTAACGGTATCGATAATGTAATCGACGGCAATCCGGCTACATCAACTACAATGACCTTAACGGCCGGTTTGGGTACCACCGGAAGTCTGGCAGTTGCAGACGCTGTTACTACTTATACTGCCGGAACATTTGCCGGATTTGATATCCAGGTTTCCACACTGGCAAAAATATCTGTACCGGATGCGGTACGTATAGAACTGCTGAATAACGGAACCGTTGTTCAGGCAGCTACAGGCCCTGCTCTTTTAGCGGGAGTGTCTTCAGCATTACTCAGCGGCCAGGTAAGGCTGCCGGTAGGGGTGATCGCCAAAGTGCCGTTTGACGAAGTGAAGATCAGCTTTAACAGCCTTTTGGATGTGAATCTCGGAAGCGTGCAGATATATGATGCGGTTTGGCAGCGGAACTGCGAAACACCATTGCCCTGTAATACAACCTCCATCCTGAAGACACCGGATTTTGGTGTGGTGATCGATGGTGCCTTAACAGGATTCAACGGGTTGGTGGGTGCCGGATCTGTAGTACGTGATCCGCAGAACCTGATCAATGCTTCCAATACCGACTTTGCAAGAATTGAAGTTGTTGCAGGAGCGGCAGCACAGGGTTCCATTGCTGTGGCAGCGGGTGCGAACACCTTCCCCGGCGGAACCTATGCCGGGTTCATTATCCGTGATAATAACTCTCCGATACTGCTGGCAGACCTGCTCAAAGGAATTACCATTGAAACATATAATGACGGGGTGCTGCAGGAAACCAAAACAGATGCGCAATTGCTGGGTCTTACCGTATTGTTGCCGATCCTGGGCGAGTACGGGGTTAAAGATGTTGGCTTTATCACAACACTGCCTTATGATGAGATCCGTATCTCGGTAGGTGCAGTAGTAGGGGCATCGCTTCCAAGAAGTATTGATGTATTTGGTGCCACTGTTGACACCCGTTATGTAGTACCGGGAACACCGGGATTGAACTGCCCGCTGTTTATCACAGCTCCGGATATCAACTACACTACCATTAACAAACCAGTTGACGGAAACGTGGCCACCAACGACAGGGTACCTGCGGGATCCACTTATTCCAATGCGACTCAGGTTCCGGGAGCTAACGGCGGCACCATGCCGACAGGCGGTACCATCAACCTGAATGCAGACGGTACGTATACTTTCACGGCAACCACGGCGGGCGTTTACTCTTACAACATTAATGTGTGCTCCAATACCGGTTACTGCGAATTGCAGAACCTGACCATTACAGTAACCGATCCAAGTATCAATACGAACAAACCCGTGGTGAATACAGATATCATTACCACCAGCACCGGTCAGACCGTAGCCAGCTATCCGATCCTGGCGAACGATCATGCCAGCAATACCGGCGGTACACTGGGTACACCCACCATCACCGGTGTGGCTTCTCACGGTACGGCTACGATCAACGGCGACGGAACCCTCCGTTATGTTCCGGAAATAGGATTTGTCGGAAAGGATACCGTGATCTATAAAGTGTGCGAAACACCGGGAACGGATCTTTGCGGAAGCGCTTATGTGTTTATCGAAGTAAAACCGGGACCGATCAATACCACAACGGCTACGGATGACTTTAACCAGACAGGCGCAGGTGTTGCTGTAACCGGTAATGTAAAATTAAATGACATCGATGCGGAAGGAGATCCACAGACGATCACCACGCAGAACGCCAGCAATACATACGGTACGTTTGTTCTGACTGCCGATGGTGACTATACCTTTACACCGGCGCCCAACTTCTCCGGTACCGCACAGTTTGCTTATAAGACCTGTGATAATAAAGGAGCCTGTGCAATGGCTACCCTCTATGTGTACACGAAAGATGCAGGTGTGAATCTTGGGGTAAGCATGCTGGCATTGCCCACACAGATCTCAGGAACTAAAACAGTTACTGTAAACGTTACTGTATTCACCGGAAACACCGCATCAAACGGAAGCGCAGTTTATGTATTCGTAAATAAATCGCCGAACATTACCCTGGAAACCTACGAGGCAGCAACCACCAATGCGCTGGGGCAGGCAGTACAGAATGCCGATTGGAGTTATGACGGTGACGATGCATCGC
- a CDS encoding helix-hairpin-helix domain-containing protein: MKQYFRFSKKELAGLTLLLIIILVFAVLPLIPTRSSKEALPEKETLSLLQAFPPAANKEQGHGKPAETVYNEDHPRNNGPAVTDAPARLFIFDPNTISEADWLQLGLRKRTVRTILNYRSKGGTFRKPDDLKKIYGLRPEEFERLQPYIRIAAPDRSFAYPASPEREKRITRTVVPIDINTADTTAYKSLYGIGSRLAARIVNFREKLGGFYSIRQVGETYGVPDSTFRKIMPYLRLNESVLRKLDINTASYEALNAHPYISSKLAYLIVKQRRSGPITSIEMLQPLVTQTNDVWEKLAPYIRFE, translated from the coding sequence ATGAAACAATACTTCCGCTTTTCAAAAAAAGAACTGGCAGGCCTGACCCTTCTGCTCATTATTATACTTGTTTTTGCTGTTCTTCCGCTTATCCCTACCCGCTCCTCCAAAGAAGCGCTTCCGGAGAAAGAGACATTATCCCTGCTGCAGGCCTTTCCTCCTGCTGCCAACAAAGAACAAGGGCACGGAAAACCAGCAGAAACAGTTTATAACGAAGACCACCCGCGCAACAATGGTCCTGCCGTTACTGATGCTCCTGCACGTCTTTTTATTTTTGATCCCAATACAATTTCAGAGGCCGACTGGCTGCAACTGGGCCTCAGGAAGCGAACGGTGCGCACCATACTTAACTACAGAAGCAAAGGCGGAACGTTCCGTAAACCGGACGACCTGAAAAAGATCTACGGGTTGCGGCCCGAAGAATTTGAACGGCTGCAGCCCTATATCAGGATCGCCGCACCTGACCGCTCCTTTGCATACCCGGCCTCACCTGAAAGAGAAAAACGCATCACGCGCACGGTCGTGCCTATTGATATCAATACCGCGGACACCACTGCCTATAAATCGCTTTACGGGATCGGAAGCCGGCTGGCTGCAAGGATCGTGAACTTCCGCGAAAAGCTGGGTGGGTTTTACAGCATCCGGCAGGTGGGGGAAACCTATGGTGTGCCCGACTCGACGTTCCGGAAGATAATGCCTTATTTAAGGTTAAATGAATCAGTACTCAGGAAGCTGGATATTAACACGGCTTCATACGAGGCGCTCAACGCACATCCTTATATCAGCAGCAAACTGGCCTATCTGATCGTAAAACAACGGCGATCCGGGCCGATTACCTCCATAGAAATGCTGCAGCCCCTGGTGACACAAACAAATGACGTATGGGAAAAGCTGGCGCCTTATATCCGCTTTGAATAA
- the rplL gene encoding 50S ribosomal protein L7/L12: MADIKTLAESLVGLTVKEVQELADFLKTEYGIEPAAAAVVVSGGGEGGAAAAEEKTAFDVILKSAGASKLNVVKIVKDLTGLGLKEAKELVDGAPKPVKEGVSKAEAEDIAAKLKEAGAEVEVA, from the coding sequence ATGGCAGATATCAAAACATTAGCAGAAAGCCTGGTAGGTTTAACTGTAAAAGAAGTACAGGAATTAGCAGATTTTTTAAAGACTGAATATGGCATCGAGCCTGCTGCAGCTGCGGTAGTAGTATCCGGCGGTGGCGAAGGTGGAGCGGCGGCTGCTGAAGAAAAAACAGCATTCGACGTGATCCTGAAGAGTGCAGGTGCTTCTAAACTGAACGTTGTTAAGATTGTTAAAGATCTGACTGGTTTAGGTCTGAAAGAAGCAAAAGAACTGGTAGACGGTGCTCCGAAACCGGTAAAAGAGGGTGTATCTAAAGCAGAAGCTGAAGACATCGCTGCTAAATTAAAAGAAGCAGGTGCTGAAGTAGAAGTAGCTTAA
- the rplJ gene encoding 50S ribosomal protein L10, translated as MTKEQKNEVIEVLKGKFSQYSNFYITDTESLSVEQVTKLRRACFDKNVEMKVAKNTLIKKALEAIDAEKYSGVYDSLHKVTALMFSENPKEPAVILSAFRTEAKKEKPELKLAFINGDVYAGDNQLATLVKIKTKNELIGEVIGLLLSPIQRVIGALQNKADGAAATEEAAPAAPEADAPAAEATPAAE; from the coding sequence ATGACTAAAGAGCAAAAAAATGAAGTAATTGAGGTATTGAAGGGAAAGTTCTCTCAATACAGCAACTTTTACATAACAGATACCGAGTCGCTCAGTGTAGAGCAGGTAACAAAATTGCGCCGCGCTTGTTTCGATAAGAATGTGGAAATGAAAGTGGCCAAGAACACCCTGATCAAAAAAGCACTGGAAGCAATCGACGCAGAAAAATATTCAGGCGTTTATGATTCATTGCACAAAGTGACCGCGCTGATGTTTTCTGAAAACCCCAAGGAACCGGCGGTTATCTTGAGCGCATTCCGTACTGAAGCAAAGAAGGAAAAGCCGGAACTGAAGCTGGCCTTTATCAATGGGGATGTTTATGCCGGCGATAACCAACTGGCCACACTGGTGAAGATCAAGACAAAGAACGAACTGATCGGCGAAGTGATCGGTCTGTTACTGTCTCCGATCCAGCGTGTGATCGGTGCCCTGCAAAACAAAGCAGATGGTGCCGCTGCTACTGAAGAAGCAGCACCCGCGGCCCCGGAAGCTGATGCACCTGCGGCAGAAGCAACACCCGCAGCTGAATAA
- the rplA gene encoding 50S ribosomal protein L1, producing MSKKRKVANAKVDANKAYSLKEASALVKDTNVAKFDASVDLHVRLGVDPKKADQAIRGTVTLPHGTGKTKRVLVLCTPDKEADANGAGADYVGLDEFIQKIEGGWTDVDVVIATPAVMPKIGKLGKILGPRNLMPNPKTGTVTNDVAAAVNEVKGGKIAFKVDKAGIVHASIGRVSFSPEKIAENGQELLNALIKAKPTTAKGTYLKGISMASSMGPGISLDTKSFVQ from the coding sequence ATTAGTAAAAAAAGAAAAGTTGCAAATGCAAAGGTAGACGCGAACAAAGCGTACTCACTGAAAGAAGCCTCTGCATTGGTAAAAGATACAAATGTGGCGAAATTCGATGCTTCTGTTGACCTGCACGTACGTTTGGGTGTGGATCCTAAAAAAGCAGATCAGGCGATTCGCGGTACGGTAACATTACCTCATGGAACCGGTAAAACAAAAAGAGTACTGGTACTTTGTACTCCTGATAAAGAAGCCGATGCAAACGGCGCGGGTGCAGACTATGTAGGTCTGGACGAATTCATTCAAAAAATTGAAGGTGGCTGGACAGATGTGGATGTAGTGATCGCTACACCGGCTGTAATGCCTAAGATCGGTAAACTGGGTAAGATCCTGGGACCGCGTAACCTGATGCCCAACCCCAAAACAGGCACAGTAACCAATGATGTGGCGGCTGCTGTTAACGAGGTGAAAGGCGGTAAGATCGCGTTCAAAGTGGATAAAGCCGGTATCGTGCATGCTTCCATCGGCCGTGTAAGCTTCAGCCCTGAAAAGATCGCTGAAAACGGACAGGAGCTTTTAAATGCGTTGATCAAGGCAAAACCCACTACAGCAAAAGGTACTTATTTAAAAGGAATCAGCATGGCAAGCTCTATGGGCCCCGGCATTTCTTTGGATACAAAATCTTTTGTACAGTAA
- the rplK gene encoding 50S ribosomal protein L11, producing MAKEISGFVKLQCKGGQANPAPPIGPALGSKGVNIMEFCKQFNARTQDKMGKVLPVLITVYSDKSFEFVIKTPPAAIQLMEAAKIQKGSKESNRAKVGKVTWEQVEAIAKDKMPDLNCFTVDAAMKMVAGTARSMGLNVEGKAPWEN from the coding sequence ATGGCAAAAGAAATCTCTGGCTTTGTAAAGCTGCAATGTAAGGGTGGTCAGGCCAATCCTGCACCTCCCATCGGGCCGGCGTTAGGTTCCAAAGGTGTGAACATCATGGAATTCTGCAAACAATTCAACGCCCGCACTCAAGACAAAATGGGAAAAGTACTTCCCGTATTAATCACTGTTTACAGCGACAAAAGTTTTGAATTTGTAATCAAAACTCCTCCTGCAGCAATTCAGCTGATGGAAGCCGCTAAAATTCAGAAAGGTTCTAAGGAAAGCAACCGCGCCAAGGTAGGTAAAGTTACCTGGGAGCAGGTGGAGGCTATTGCAAAAGACAAAATGCCCGACCTGAACTGCTTTACCGTTGATGCCGCCATGAAAATGGTAGCCGGTACTGCACGCAGCATGGGACTGAATGTTGAAGGAAAAGCCCCATGGGAAAATTAA
- a CDS encoding ABC transporter ATP-binding protein has protein sequence MGLKKFSRLFKYIGYYKGKIILYISITIIASSLSVVSLGMLAPLMSLIFKVDGIGGQNILNKIPGGRYIGKALLELVNSGQQMRAVLLCCILVIVSVFLKNLLLYVSSLISVPVRSSIIIHLKNDLYSKVLNLPVGYFSEQKKGDIMSRMTNDANLVESSIVNALEGLIKDPVMVISYLFAMVAISPSLSVFLLILLPVTAFIIGRISRTLKKQSNAASLRVGDTLSILDETLTGIRIIKAFTAEKIMNNRFISLNNTLLGINKKMAARRDLASPLTELLGVVVLCVIIYFGANLILNGNTLGPGDLISFIAIFAMMINPAKSLAASFFRVQEGAAAIERIENILTTPEKVEDTGTRKLDAFKEGIEFRNVSFAYNETPILKNISLFIPKGKTVALVGSSGAGKSTLADLVPRFHDISSGEILFDGVNIKDYSIESIRKQIGIVSQEPILFNDTIGNNITLSDPDAPQSEIESAARIANAWRFIDNKPEKFNTNIGDRGTKLSGGEKQRLTIARAVLKNPPILILDEATSSLDTESERLVQDAINNMMKNRTSLVIAHRLSTVRHADEIIVLNKGEIAERGSHKELMQIEGGIYKKLVDMQEMV, from the coding sequence ATGGGGCTAAAAAAATTCAGTCGCTTATTTAAGTATATTGGCTATTACAAGGGAAAGATCATCCTGTATATTTCTATTACTATTATAGCTTCTTCATTATCAGTAGTCTCTCTGGGTATGCTGGCACCACTGATGTCACTTATCTTTAAAGTGGATGGTATCGGGGGACAAAATATACTGAACAAAATCCCGGGAGGACGCTATATCGGTAAAGCATTGCTGGAGCTGGTGAACAGCGGGCAGCAGATGCGTGCCGTGCTGCTCTGCTGTATATTGGTGATCGTGTCCGTTTTTCTGAAAAACCTGTTGCTCTACGTATCCTCGCTTATTTCGGTGCCGGTGCGGAGCTCCATCATCATTCACCTGAAAAATGATCTTTACTCCAAAGTGCTGAACCTGCCTGTCGGCTATTTTTCCGAACAGAAAAAAGGCGATATCATGAGCCGCATGACCAACGACGCCAACCTGGTGGAAAGCTCTATCGTTAACGCCCTGGAAGGGTTGATAAAGGACCCGGTTATGGTGATCAGCTATCTTTTTGCAATGGTGGCCATCAGTCCCAGCCTTTCGGTGTTTTTATTGATCCTGCTGCCCGTAACTGCTTTTATCATCGGCCGTATCAGCCGCACCCTGAAAAAGCAAAGTAATGCCGCATCGCTCCGGGTGGGTGATACCCTTTCGATATTAGACGAAACCTTAACCGGCATCCGTATTATCAAAGCATTTACCGCGGAAAAAATAATGAATAACCGGTTCATTAGCCTGAACAATACCTTGCTGGGCATCAATAAAAAAATGGCAGCCCGCAGGGACCTGGCGTCACCGCTAACGGAATTGCTGGGTGTGGTGGTGCTCTGTGTGATCATTTATTTCGGAGCGAACCTGATCCTCAACGGCAATACGCTGGGTCCCGGTGATCTTATCTCGTTTATAGCCATATTTGCCATGATGATCAATCCGGCCAAATCGCTGGCCGCATCCTTCTTCAGGGTACAGGAAGGCGCTGCCGCCATCGAGCGCATTGAAAACATACTGACCACACCGGAAAAGGTAGAGGACACAGGAACCAGAAAACTGGATGCGTTTAAGGAAGGGATCGAGTTTAGAAATGTATCATTTGCCTACAATGAAACGCCGATTCTCAAAAATATCAGCCTGTTCATTCCCAAAGGGAAAACCGTGGCCCTGGTGGGCAGCAGCGGGGCCGGAAAAAGCACGCTGGCAGACCTGGTGCCCCGTTTTCATGACATTAGCTCGGGCGAGATCCTTTTTGATGGTGTCAATATCAAAGACTACAGCATCGAATCAATAAGAAAGCAAATCGGTATTGTAAGCCAGGAGCCGATCCTGTTTAACGATACCATCGGCAATAATATTACCCTTTCTGACCCCGATGCCCCCCAGAGTGAAATTGAAAGTGCTGCCAGAATTGCGAATGCCTGGCGTTTTATTGACAATAAACCCGAAAAGTTCAATACCAATATTGGGGACAGGGGGACAAAATTAAGCGGAGGCGAAAAGCAGCGGCTTACCATTGCCCGGGCTGTTCTGAAAAACCCGCCGATCCTCATCCTGGATGAAGCCACTTCCTCCCTGGATACGGAAAGCGAGCGCCTGGTACAGGATGCCATTAATAATATGATGAAAAACCGTACTTCACTGGTGATCGCCCACCGGCTGAGCACCGTCCGGCACGCCGATGAGATCATTGTGCTTAATAAAGGAGAGATCGCAGAGCGGGGATCCCATAAAGAGCTCATGCAGATCGAGGGCGGCATTTATAAAAAGCTGGTGGACATGCAGGAAATGGTTTAA